In Bacillota bacterium, a single window of DNA contains:
- a CDS encoding DEAD/DEAH box helicase family protein produces MVGALYFVYAARTSRDDDPPFVGVSHYPPLDLAVLAEDGYERLTVLKGPLPIALAELEALRAASPTRTRCDTILTRPGGRPEDIVAPAPAVTNLRSAPHPAPAPPAVTARETGVWAHRRYAPWPRTAVHHLGLAGVLTRASSFAARRPPMSRSGPGEALFRSGAATYVDALALTAPHHVPVEMPSQEDLRVVSEVLEGRILFEREIRRALEERGHPVPGPLEDVLQVLVLRGVVGRVPSVAIDRFGIATCARCGGREIGEASCASCGGDECLRCMECASLGEARSCRPLYYAPVRPRSPRHLELPRSSNRPEDTERLARSDALEGQDCAERSDHTAYPESCAPQTSPAPAWKVALPFELTKAQRDSSQFLEAFVSEDERSECLVHAVCGAGKTEVCFGAVARVLGCGGRVLFAVPRSDVVAEVAPRISAALPGVRVIALRGASQERYLDADIVVATTHQVLRFYEAFDLVILDEADAFPFRGNRMLRYAMRRATAPAGKTVYMTATPDESLLAAADRGEVGLTRISARHHGHPLPVPAIVTASLPPVDKHGAFSTPCRPGYTPRPPRASELPSEVTAILRASLNEGHRVFVFVPTVELAGRACAMLEASFASPVAAAEKGGPPSPQSPLSLPTTPPRIAFVHSRHPQRDQLREEFKEGRIDVLVTTTIMERGITVPMADVVVLYADFDRVFDSSTLVQMAGRAGRSREYPCARVFFVAERTSPAMRTAVASIRAMNRHAADSGYLVTAADPGGAPASPRTKPDIGV; encoded by the coding sequence ATGGTTGGCGCGCTCTACTTCGTGTACGCGGCTCGCACGTCGCGGGATGACGATCCCCCGTTCGTCGGCGTGTCTCATTACCCCCCTCTTGACCTCGCCGTGCTTGCCGAGGATGGCTACGAACGCCTGACGGTGCTCAAAGGCCCCCTGCCCATCGCCCTCGCGGAGCTCGAGGCGCTCCGGGCCGCGAGCCCCACGAGGACACGGTGCGATACCATCTTGACGAGGCCGGGGGGACGACCGGAGGACATCGTGGCTCCCGCCCCCGCCGTCACCAATCTGAGGTCCGCACCGCATCCGGCGCCAGCTCCACCAGCGGTGACTGCAAGGGAAACCGGCGTCTGGGCCCACCGGCGGTATGCTCCTTGGCCCCGAACCGCCGTCCATCATCTCGGCCTCGCCGGCGTCCTAACCCGCGCGTCGTCCTTCGCCGCGCGCCGCCCACCCATGTCTCGTTCCGGCCCGGGCGAGGCTTTGTTCCGCTCCGGCGCCGCCACGTACGTAGATGCACTCGCGCTCACCGCTCCGCACCATGTCCCTGTCGAGATGCCGTCGCAGGAGGATCTTCGCGTTGTCAGCGAGGTCCTTGAGGGGCGGATCTTGTTTGAGCGCGAGATCCGGCGCGCCCTTGAAGAGCGCGGACATCCCGTTCCAGGGCCGCTCGAGGACGTCCTTCAGGTGCTTGTCCTGCGCGGAGTCGTCGGGCGCGTTCCGTCAGTCGCCATCGACCGCTTTGGGATTGCTACCTGCGCAAGATGTGGCGGGCGCGAGATCGGCGAGGCGAGCTGCGCAAGTTGCGGGGGCGACGAGTGTCTGCGCTGCATGGAGTGCGCGTCTTTGGGGGAGGCCAGGTCGTGTCGTCCCCTCTATTACGCCCCGGTGCGTCCGAGATCGCCACGGCACCTAGAGCTGCCGCGGAGCTCGAACCGCCCGGAGGACACAGAACGTCTGGCGCGTTCAGACGCTTTGGAAGGCCAGGACTGTGCGGAGCGTTCGGACCACACCGCGTACCCAGAGAGCTGCGCTCCCCAGACGAGCCCCGCCCCGGCCTGGAAGGTCGCGCTCCCTTTCGAGCTCACGAAGGCGCAACGAGACTCATCGCAATTCCTGGAAGCCTTCGTGTCCGAGGACGAACGAAGCGAGTGTCTCGTTCACGCTGTATGTGGCGCGGGGAAGACCGAGGTGTGCTTTGGGGCGGTCGCCCGTGTCCTTGGATGCGGCGGCCGGGTGCTGTTCGCCGTGCCACGAAGCGATGTCGTGGCCGAGGTGGCCCCGCGCATCTCCGCCGCCCTGCCAGGCGTCCGCGTCATTGCTCTTCGGGGTGCTTCTCAAGAGCGTTACCTCGACGCGGACATCGTGGTGGCCACAACCCATCAGGTGCTCAGGTTCTACGAGGCATTTGACCTTGTCATCCTCGACGAGGCGGACGCGTTCCCGTTCCGCGGCAACAGGATGCTGCGCTATGCCATGAGGCGGGCCACCGCGCCAGCCGGCAAGACTGTGTACATGACTGCCACCCCTGACGAATCCCTGCTCGCCGCCGCTGACCGGGGCGAGGTTGGCCTGACCAGGATCTCCGCCCGTCACCACGGCCACCCCCTTCCCGTCCCAGCCATCGTCACGGCGTCCCTCCCGCCGGTCGACAAACATGGCGCGTTCTCAACGCCGTGCCGGCCAGGGTACACGCCTCGGCCCCCACGTGCATCCGAGCTTCCATCCGAGGTAACCGCCATCTTGCGAGCCTCGCTCAACGAAGGACACCGCGTTTTCGTCTTCGTGCCCACCGTCGAGCTCGCCGGACGGGCGTGCGCCATGCTGGAGGCCTCCTTTGCCTCTCCTGTCGCCGCAGCGGAGAAAGGTGGGCCGCCCTCGCCCCAGAGCCCACTCAGCCTGCCCACCACACCGCCGCGTATCGCATTCGTGCACTCGCGCCACCCTCAGCGCGACCAGCTCCGTGAGGAATTCAAGGAAGGACGGATCGACGTCCTCGTGACTACCACGATCATGGAGAGGGGCATCACCGTGCCCATGGCCGACGTCGTCGTCCTCTACGCCGACTTCGACCGCGTATTCGACTCGAGCACCCTCGTGCAGATGGCAGGACGGGCCGGGAGGTCACGAGAGTACCCCTGCGCCCGCGTGTTCTTCGTCGCAGAGCGCACGTCACCCGCGATGCGCACTGCCGTAGCCTCCATCCGTGCCATGAACCGTCATGCGGCTGACTCGGGATACCTCGTAACCGCAGCGGATCCAGGCGGTGCTCCCGCGTCGCCCAGGACAAAACCCGACATCGGCGTGTAG
- a CDS encoding sigma 54-interacting transcriptional regulator, with product MSKDMLPAMYHVNPPGKGHDRNYACGCDGAYRRDSETGQPQDRDRSTGPDSSQESEHDRNSKRDPFAAIIGSSPGIAAARILARRAARGSSNVLLLGETGVGKEVFARAIHEAGSRAHGPFVVVNCAAVPEALMESELFGYEAGAFTGALKSGKPGKFEQASGGTLFLDEVGDMPLTLQAKLLRVVQERVVERLGGTSGIPADARLIAATNKNLRQMVASGAFREDLYYRLDVITITIPPLRERRQDMPELVECFLGRLNKVCHTSVTSVHPTVMNAFLSYHWPGNLRELENVLERALNFAEDTEILPEDIPEYLWETVGSRVEDAPTSQGLGLDESLAAHESAILMAALRAAGNNRAKTARMLNISRSGLYKKLKRYGILGKG from the coding sequence GTGTCAAAGGACATGCTACCTGCCATGTATCATGTGAATCCTCCGGGGAAGGGACACGACCGCAACTATGCCTGTGGCTGTGACGGCGCCTACCGCCGGGACAGCGAGACGGGCCAGCCCCAGGACCGGGACAGGAGCACCGGTCCAGACAGCAGCCAAGAGTCTGAACACGATCGGAACAGCAAGCGCGATCCCTTCGCGGCGATAATCGGCTCCAGCCCCGGCATCGCCGCCGCCCGCATCCTCGCCCGGCGTGCGGCACGCGGCAGTTCCAATGTCCTCCTCCTTGGCGAGACGGGCGTTGGAAAGGAGGTCTTCGCCCGAGCCATCCATGAGGCCGGAAGCCGGGCGCACGGGCCATTCGTCGTGGTGAACTGCGCCGCTGTCCCGGAGGCCTTGATGGAGTCGGAGCTATTCGGGTACGAGGCAGGCGCGTTCACAGGCGCGCTCAAGAGCGGAAAGCCTGGGAAGTTCGAACAAGCTTCAGGAGGCACCCTCTTCCTGGATGAGGTCGGTGACATGCCCCTCACGCTCCAGGCGAAACTCCTGCGCGTGGTCCAGGAGCGCGTAGTAGAGAGGTTGGGCGGCACTAGCGGTATACCGGCGGATGCCAGGCTTATCGCGGCCACCAACAAGAATCTCCGCCAGATGGTAGCATCGGGGGCATTCCGAGAAGACCTCTATTACCGGCTGGACGTGATCACGATAACCATCCCGCCGCTGCGCGAAAGGAGGCAGGACATGCCGGAGCTTGTTGAGTGTTTCCTGGGGAGGCTCAACAAGGTCTGCCATACGTCGGTGACGTCGGTTCATCCCACGGTGATGAACGCGTTTCTGAGCTATCATTGGCCCGGCAATCTTCGCGAGCTTGAGAACGTCCTCGAGCGCGCCCTCAACTTCGCGGAAGACACCGAGATCCTACCAGAAGACATTCCGGAGTACCTCTGGGAGACTGTTGGCTCGCGTGTGGAGGATGCGCCGACATCTCAAGGACTGGGGCTCGACGAGTCCCTCGCCGCCCACGAGAGCGCGATCCTCATGGCAGCGCTCCGTGCCGCCGGTAACAACAGGGCCAAGACAGCCAGGATGCTCAATATATCGCGGTCGGGTTTGTACAAGAAGCTCAAGCGATACGGCATCCTAGGCAAGGGCTAG
- a CDS encoding IS110 family transposase — translation MKYTTFVGLDVHKDSIAVAVAGRDEKDAEGLGVIPNTPQAIAKLVRKLGEPGGLRFCYEAGPCGYGIYRQLIAMGCSCMVVAPSLVPRKPGERVKTDRRDAKKLARLLRSGDLTPVWVPDERQETLRDLLRAREDACQDLLRKRHQLSKFLLRLKLRAPEGIRAWTDKHRRWLEGIRFEQAAQQVVLAEYIHAVDEARSRIERFEQEIAAYVEAFADQRVIKALQALRGVDLITAATLVAELGDITRFENAKQLMSYAGVMPSEYSSGAKERRGSITKSGNAHVRRVIVQSAWNYRHTPKVGVVLKKRQEGLSQEIRAISWKAQMRLNRKYRKMLGRGKTKQVVVVAVARELLGFVWAIAHEVVIESVKREVA, via the coding sequence ATGAAGTATACCACATTCGTCGGGCTGGATGTTCACAAGGATTCGATCGCGGTTGCGGTAGCAGGTAGGGATGAGAAGGACGCGGAGGGGCTCGGGGTGATCCCTAACACGCCTCAGGCAATAGCCAAGCTGGTAAGGAAACTGGGCGAACCAGGGGGCCTGAGGTTCTGCTATGAGGCTGGCCCTTGTGGGTATGGGATTTACAGGCAGCTTATAGCGATGGGCTGTTCGTGTATGGTAGTTGCGCCGTCACTGGTTCCGAGGAAGCCGGGTGAGCGAGTCAAGACGGACCGGAGGGATGCTAAGAAACTTGCAAGGCTGCTGCGAAGTGGGGATCTTACGCCGGTATGGGTTCCTGATGAGCGTCAGGAGACTTTGAGGGATCTTTTGAGGGCAAGGGAAGACGCCTGTCAGGATCTTTTGAGGAAGCGGCACCAATTGAGCAAGTTCCTCTTGAGGTTAAAGCTAAGGGCTCCTGAAGGGATACGGGCATGGACTGATAAACACCGTCGGTGGCTTGAGGGCATACGTTTCGAGCAAGCGGCGCAGCAAGTAGTGCTAGCAGAATACATTCATGCGGTCGATGAGGCGAGGAGCAGGATAGAGCGGTTCGAGCAAGAGATAGCGGCGTATGTTGAGGCATTTGCTGACCAGAGGGTGATAAAGGCGCTACAGGCACTTAGAGGGGTGGATCTCATCACAGCAGCGACTCTGGTGGCAGAGCTTGGGGACATCACCCGGTTTGAGAATGCGAAACAGCTCATGTCCTACGCAGGTGTTATGCCAAGCGAGTATTCGAGTGGCGCAAAAGAGCGGCGGGGGTCGATCACCAAAAGCGGCAATGCTCACGTGCGCCGGGTGATAGTGCAGTCAGCCTGGAATTATCGTCACACCCCGAAGGTAGGGGTTGTGCTCAAAAAGCGCCAGGAGGGCCTATCGCAGGAGATTAGAGCAATTTCCTGGAAGGCGCAGATGCGGCTCAATCGCAAGTACAGGAAGATGCTGGGCAGGGGAAAGACAAAACAGGTCGTGGTAGTCGCAGTGGCACGGGAGCTGTTGGGGTTTGTCTGGGCGATTGCGCATGAAGTAGTGATAGAGAGCGTAAAGAGGGAAGTGGCGTAG
- a CDS encoding small multi-drug export protein produces the protein MMPVVELRGAIPLGISLGMNPVEACAVAVLGNIVPVVPVMLFLRYAAAWLQRFQSVRRASEWFFARTRARSGLVQKYGPLGLVLFVAVPLPSTGAWTAAVAAFLFGIGIRKAFIAISLGTALAGLIVTGLTCHVIP, from the coding sequence ATGATGCCCGTTGTGGAGCTGCGCGGCGCGATTCCCCTCGGCATCTCGCTCGGGATGAACCCGGTGGAGGCCTGCGCCGTAGCGGTGCTCGGGAACATCGTTCCCGTTGTTCCAGTGATGCTTTTCCTGCGTTATGCAGCCGCGTGGTTACAACGCTTTCAGTCGGTCCGAAGGGCAAGCGAGTGGTTCTTCGCGCGCACACGCGCGAGAAGCGGTCTAGTCCAGAAGTACGGGCCTCTCGGTCTCGTTCTCTTCGTGGCGGTCCCATTGCCATCAACTGGGGCATGGACGGCTGCCGTCGCCGCCTTCCTCTTCGGCATCGGCATCCGCAAAGCCTTCATTGCGATCTCGCTGGGCACCGCCCTCGCGGGTCTCATCGTCACCGGCCTTACCTGCCACGTCATTCCCTGA
- a CDS encoding ComF family protein — protein MARWFSGGASGAHCESTGTAAAARAGMSASYCDHAGGRGRLEDAVARFVRDVLDVLLPEEEGCVLCGQFHARGLEEIFCTPICGHCLSRIPFVQPPYCLKCGRPLRGAALGRGGETLQSNQVCRDCASGARFFEVARAVGVYDGALKDFVHAFKFGGRRELAEGIGVLMARAVAREKAMRGSEVLVPVPLHPKRLAERGYNQADLLARVVGSCLGLPVRAALVRSVLAGEQNKLGRRERRDNIRGVFLVPHPLEVAGKRVLLIDDVITTGATANECSRALLRAGAAEVRVLASAVAPLEREWLGRA, from the coding sequence ATGGCTCGTTGGTTCAGTGGCGGAGCGTCTGGCGCGCATTGCGAGAGCACGGGTACGGCGGCGGCTGCGCGGGCCGGTATGTCGGCCTCGTACTGCGACCATGCAGGGGGGCGTGGAAGACTTGAGGACGCCGTTGCGAGATTCGTGCGGGACGTCCTGGATGTGCTGCTGCCCGAAGAGGAAGGCTGTGTCCTGTGCGGGCAGTTCCACGCGCGGGGCCTCGAAGAGATCTTCTGCACACCGATATGCGGACACTGTCTGAGCAGGATACCCTTTGTGCAGCCGCCGTACTGCCTCAAGTGCGGCCGGCCGTTGAGGGGCGCGGCTCTCGGCCGTGGCGGCGAGACCCTACAAAGCAATCAGGTCTGCCGCGACTGCGCTTCGGGCGCGAGGTTCTTCGAGGTGGCCCGGGCGGTAGGGGTGTACGACGGCGCGCTGAAAGACTTCGTCCACGCGTTCAAGTTCGGAGGGCGGCGGGAACTGGCCGAGGGCATCGGCGTCCTCATGGCGAGGGCCGTTGCGCGCGAGAAAGCGATGAGGGGTTCCGAGGTGTTGGTCCCAGTGCCGCTGCATCCGAAGCGTCTCGCTGAGCGGGGCTACAACCAGGCAGACCTGCTTGCGCGGGTAGTGGGGTCGTGCCTTGGCCTCCCTGTGAGGGCAGCGCTTGTTCGAAGCGTTCTTGCGGGAGAACAGAACAAGCTCGGGAGGCGCGAGAGGCGCGACAACATCCGCGGGGTATTCCTGGTCCCGCACCCGCTCGAGGTTGCCGGCAAGAGAGTGTTACTTATCGATGATGTGATCACAACCGGTGCCACTGCGAACGAATGCTCGCGTGCACTCCTCCGTGCGGGAGCTGCCGAGGTCCGGGTGCTCGCTTCGGCCGTGGCCCCTTTGGAGAGGGAGTGGCTGGGCCGCGCCTGA
- a CDS encoding ATP-dependent RecD-like DNA helicase yields MPSIQGTVERITYRNEDNFYTVARVACTHMDAAGPETPSALGRAHGRAPGDGRPGGARWPRRALPVTIVGTFPFISVGETLALEGEWVEHPEYGRQFKVKSYESVVPATQKGIEKYLGSGLIKGIGPVTAKKLVSHFGLATLDVIEHHPERLTEVEGIGPVKSAVIARAFQEQKEIRKVMLFLAGHGVSPTLAVKIYRRYGDASVQAVRENPYRLADEIHGVGFKTADKIASQLGIEPTSAERIAAGVLYVLNELAGDGHVYYPEESLLAEAAKTLGVEQDLVARVLPALEERGAIVRDTVEGEKAVYLAYLYRAETSVAERLMALAGRSPKPLTVELDRLLGELERRDGVRLSGEQRTAVEKAVRRGVLVLTGGPGTGKTTTVRTILRILESAGLRVALAAPTGRAAKKLAETTAREAKTIHRLLGVSFGQGQMSFEHNEGAPIDADAIVLDETSMVDIQLMSHFLAAVRPGTRLVLVGDADQLPSVGPGSVLRDVISSGAVEVVRLTEIFRQARTSMIVTNAHRVNRGEMPLLNKNLAEGAKADFFLIAEDDPEKVAALVKDLVTRRLPAYVGCDPIDDIQVMAPMRRTVTGVENLNVLLRDALNPAAAGKHEIRMGGLVLREGDKVMQIRNNYDKMVFNGDIGRVVKVDEEDQEVVVAFVEPDGTRRVTYEQHELDELVLSYAISVHKSQGSEYPVVVMPITTQHFIMLQRNLLYTAITRAKRLVVLVGTAKALAIAVKNSTQDRRCSGLAERLRAAVH; encoded by the coding sequence ATGCCTTCGATTCAAGGCACGGTCGAGCGCATCACGTACCGCAACGAGGACAATTTCTACACGGTGGCGAGGGTCGCGTGCACGCACATGGACGCGGCAGGGCCGGAGACCCCTTCTGCACTCGGCCGGGCGCACGGGCGGGCACCGGGAGACGGCCGGCCAGGGGGCGCCCGGTGGCCCCGTCGTGCGCTCCCCGTGACCATCGTGGGCACTTTTCCTTTCATCAGCGTGGGGGAGACGCTCGCGCTCGAAGGCGAATGGGTGGAACACCCAGAGTACGGGCGGCAGTTCAAAGTCAAGAGCTACGAGTCAGTCGTCCCGGCGACGCAGAAGGGCATCGAGAAGTACCTCGGGTCCGGGCTCATCAAAGGGATCGGGCCTGTGACAGCCAAGAAGCTCGTGTCGCACTTCGGGCTCGCGACCCTTGATGTCATCGAGCATCACCCCGAGCGGCTCACGGAGGTCGAGGGTATAGGGCCTGTGAAGTCCGCCGTTATAGCCCGTGCTTTCCAGGAACAGAAGGAGATACGGAAGGTGATGTTGTTCTTGGCGGGCCATGGGGTGAGTCCCACGCTTGCCGTCAAGATATACCGGCGATACGGGGACGCGTCCGTCCAGGCGGTTCGTGAGAACCCTTACCGGCTTGCCGACGAGATCCACGGTGTCGGGTTCAAAACCGCGGACAAGATCGCCTCTCAGCTGGGGATAGAGCCGACCTCTGCCGAACGGATCGCGGCGGGCGTTCTGTACGTCTTGAACGAACTCGCTGGGGACGGCCACGTTTACTATCCCGAGGAGTCCCTCCTCGCCGAGGCGGCGAAAACCCTCGGTGTCGAGCAAGACCTGGTAGCGAGGGTACTGCCGGCGCTCGAGGAGCGCGGCGCGATAGTGCGCGACACCGTGGAAGGGGAGAAGGCGGTTTACCTCGCGTACCTGTACCGCGCCGAGACGAGCGTCGCCGAGAGGTTGATGGCGCTCGCGGGAAGGTCGCCTAAGCCGCTCACAGTTGAGTTGGACCGGCTCCTTGGAGAGCTCGAACGCCGGGATGGAGTGCGCCTCAGCGGTGAGCAACGCACCGCTGTGGAAAAGGCTGTCCGCCGTGGCGTGCTTGTGCTGACAGGGGGCCCCGGCACCGGGAAGACCACCACGGTGCGCACCATCCTCCGAATCCTCGAGTCGGCTGGGCTGCGGGTGGCTCTCGCGGCGCCCACGGGCCGTGCGGCGAAGAAGCTCGCCGAGACGACGGCACGCGAGGCAAAAACCATCCATCGGCTGCTCGGCGTGAGCTTTGGGCAGGGACAGATGTCCTTCGAACACAACGAGGGCGCGCCCATCGATGCTGACGCCATTGTTCTGGATGAGACGTCCATGGTGGACATTCAGCTGATGAGCCACTTTCTTGCGGCCGTCCGCCCGGGCACCAGGCTCGTGCTCGTGGGCGACGCGGATCAGCTGCCTTCAGTGGGGCCGGGGTCGGTGCTGCGCGACGTCATCTCCTCCGGTGCCGTGGAGGTTGTTCGCCTTACCGAGATATTCAGGCAGGCGAGGACGAGTATGATAGTCACCAACGCCCACCGCGTCAACAGGGGTGAGATGCCTCTTCTGAACAAAAACCTCGCCGAGGGGGCGAAGGCCGACTTTTTCTTGATCGCAGAGGACGATCCCGAGAAGGTCGCGGCGCTGGTGAAAGACCTCGTGACGCGGCGCCTTCCCGCGTATGTGGGGTGCGACCCCATCGATGACATTCAGGTGATGGCGCCGATGCGACGGACGGTGACAGGCGTCGAGAACCTCAACGTCCTCCTGCGGGACGCGCTCAACCCCGCCGCGGCCGGGAAACACGAGATACGCATGGGCGGGCTCGTGCTCCGTGAGGGCGACAAGGTTATGCAAATCCGCAACAACTATGACAAAATGGTATTCAACGGGGATATCGGGCGAGTTGTGAAGGTGGACGAGGAGGACCAGGAAGTCGTGGTTGCGTTCGTGGAGCCCGACGGCACGCGACGCGTCACGTACGAACAGCACGAGCTGGATGAGCTCGTGCTTTCCTACGCGATCTCGGTCCACAAGAGCCAGGGCAGCGAGTACCCTGTCGTGGTCATGCCCATCACCACTCAACACTTCATAATGCTCCAGCGAAATCTCCTCTATACTGCCATCACTCGGGCGAAGCGTCTTGTTGTGTTGGTCGGCACAGCCAAAGCCCTCGCCATCGCCGTGAAGAATAGCACCCAGGACCGGCGCTGCTCCGGGCTTGCGGAGAGGCTGCGGGCGGCCGTGCACTAG
- a CDS encoding polysaccharide deacetylase family protein — protein MRAFEWWRTWREGARATVRASRAARAGWNPRDSKCAAWSRGLGRLSGFARSIGVRRLGFAGLAVMIVVAAAMAAQGSPVQAAVQENASLEVTATPSRGQGQGYGAEYEMERRPDVYVFGFIQEGSMMVPVRPVAETFGATVHWVAGLGTLVNGHLVRTVTVLGQAYSPARELAQVLGCWLEWNQAARAVTLSNGIQRLVASVPQMSWEDGSALSPVAGESGSDLQTVNAPVVTIMSTSVGGAGAGGSAGQGLQDAKTGAELAVVTITTLHEGRGAPPGGDAGTHAGTSGTGDGQEAPAPAGKIALTFDDGPDEVYTKEILDVLERHHVKATFFLIGSQAERHQGVVRQIASAGHELGNHGYSHSRLTTLSLEAARREIARTQEVIKAATNITPAWFRPPYGSYNEEIQRTARAEGAATVLWTLNPDDWRSPGQAVIVQRVVSAARDGAIVLLHVRAQTARALPTLIEELRARGFALVRLSDILSPGGKEEPQRRPGSSVDPDKAR, from the coding sequence GTGAGGGCGTTCGAGTGGTGGCGGACGTGGCGGGAAGGCGCGCGTGCAACGGTGAGGGCTTCGAGGGCTGCGAGAGCTGGATGGAACCCGAGGGATTCGAAGTGCGCTGCGTGGTCCCGGGGGCTCGGGCGGCTGAGCGGGTTCGCGCGTTCAATAGGCGTACGTCGCCTTGGCTTCGCTGGCCTTGCGGTCATGATTGTGGTCGCCGCGGCGATGGCGGCACAAGGATCCCCAGTCCAGGCGGCCGTGCAAGAGAACGCGTCGCTTGAGGTTACTGCAACACCGTCCCGAGGCCAAGGACAGGGATACGGGGCAGAGTACGAGATGGAGCGGAGGCCGGACGTTTACGTGTTTGGCTTCATCCAGGAAGGCTCGATGATGGTCCCAGTGAGGCCGGTAGCCGAGACCTTTGGCGCCACCGTTCACTGGGTGGCAGGCCTGGGGACGCTCGTGAACGGCCATTTGGTCCGTACCGTGACGGTGCTGGGTCAGGCATACTCGCCCGCGCGAGAGCTTGCGCAAGTCCTCGGATGCTGGCTCGAGTGGAACCAGGCGGCGCGTGCGGTTACTCTGTCAAACGGGATCCAGAGACTAGTCGCCTCGGTGCCGCAAATGTCGTGGGAGGACGGGAGCGCCCTGTCGCCGGTGGCGGGCGAGTCGGGAAGCGACCTTCAGACCGTGAACGCGCCGGTCGTCACCATCATGTCCACGTCGGTCGGAGGGGCCGGCGCAGGCGGCTCCGCGGGACAGGGCCTTCAGGACGCGAAAACAGGAGCCGAGCTCGCGGTCGTCACGATCACGACTCTTCACGAGGGGCGAGGTGCTCCGCCGGGGGGAGATGCTGGCACCCACGCCGGGACGAGCGGCACCGGGGATGGTCAAGAGGCGCCTGCTCCGGCGGGCAAGATCGCTCTCACGTTTGATGACGGTCCGGACGAGGTTTACACGAAGGAGATCCTCGACGTCCTGGAAAGGCACCACGTGAAAGCCACCTTTTTCCTCATCGGCAGTCAAGCCGAGCGTCACCAGGGCGTTGTCCGCCAGATCGCCTCTGCAGGCCACGAGCTCGGGAATCACGGGTATTCGCACTCGAGGCTCACGACTCTGTCTCTCGAGGCCGCGCGACGCGAGATCGCTAGGACGCAGGAGGTTATCAAGGCCGCCACGAACATCACGCCAGCTTGGTTTCGCCCGCCCTACGGCAGCTACAACGAGGAGATCCAGCGGACGGCGAGAGCGGAAGGCGCCGCAACGGTTCTGTGGACCCTGAATCCTGATGACTGGCGGAGCCCCGGCCAGGCAGTCATCGTCCAACGGGTCGTCTCTGCCGCGAGGGACGGAGCGATCGTGCTCCTACACGTGCGAGCGCAGACCGCCCGCGCCCTACCAACGCTCATCGAGGAGCTCAGGGCGAGGGGATTCGCACTTGTGCGGTTGTCAGACATTCTCTCCCCGGGGGGTAAAGAGGAGCCACAGCGCCGCCCGGGGAGTTCAGTCGATCCTGACAAGGCCCGTTAG